GCGTTCATTTGTTACATCCTTTCTTCCGAGATTTTCGGACTCTAATAAATATCGTCTCAGCCCTTTACAGGATTTCCACATACCCTTTCGTTCCATTTACCCGAATTTTTTGTCCGTCTTTAATGAGCCTGGTAGCGTTTTCCACGCCTACAACCGCAGGCAGGCCGTATTCTCTGGCAACCACAGAACCATGGGTCATCATGCCGCCCACTTCCGCCACTAATCCGCTAATGGACACGAAAACCGGCGTCCAGCTTGGGTCTGTGAATCTTGTCACTAAAATGTCGCTTTTTGATAGTTCGGCGTCCTCTAGCCGGAGAATAACACGAGCGCGGCCTTCCACAACCCCCGACGACGCGGGTATTCCAATGAGCGCCCCTTTTGGTGCCTTTCCCGAGTCGTATTCGCCTGGGATTATCTCGCCTTCGGAAGTCATCAGCCTCGGTGGCGTCAGTTTTTCGTAAACTTCGAACTCATCTTCTTGCTTCAATATTTTGTTATAATCAAATTTCTTCGTCCGGGCGGCCTCCCGCAGTTCCTCAAAAGACAGATAATAAATATCCTCTCTCTTGCGGAAAACCCCGCATTGAACCAACTTTTCGGCCTCCCGCAGGAGGGCCTGTTTGACTATCCAATAGCGACAAACCATGACGTACTTGGGATACTCCCGATAGCCGATGAAGTTGCGTATGCGGCTGATCATTTTCTCCGCTTTTTTCGCTTTGCCCTTCGAAAGGCGGCTTAGAATTTCCCGCCGCTTTTCCTCGGCTTCTTTCAGTCCCCGTTCAAATATCTCTTTATGTGCGCCTGGTGTGAAGTTTTCGATATTGCTCAGAATCATCGGGGCGAGCGCGGACGGCTCCTCTATCCAGCGCGGCTTTGTGATGTCTATCTCACCGGAGCAGCGTACGCCGTATTTTGCTAAAAATTCCCGCATAGCTTTGCTTACGGCCTCGCCGCCCTCCAATTTGCCAAGATCATTAAAAAACACGTCCGCCCCCTCAGGTTTAACTGTTTTTAGGTATTCCGCTACCGCCGGGTACTGTCTCACCACATCTGAAACATCCAGCAGTTCAAGCCCCATCTCACCCGCTACATTGTTCGGCGCGGACTGTGTCAGTGTGTCCGCAGCACCTTTCTCGCCGAGCCATTTCTCCACGTTTTTGTTGACCCAGTTCACCGCGAGGGTCCCAGTCCAGACAGAACCCAAACCCTGAGGGTCGCCGATTGCCTTAATAAGCTGTTTTAATTCCATATCAACTGCGGCAAAAAGCTCATCGCCGGAAAGTGCGGCGAACTTTTTCTCAAGCTCCTTTATAGCTGCCTCATTTTTCCTCATCAAAGCGGGGACTACGCCCACGTCGCCCGACCGGTAGATTTTTATGAACTGCGTGACCAATGCCCACGAAAAATACCCCGACCCCATGCTAAGAAACCGCTTGCCGCGTGAAAGCGATTTTATGAACTCTTTCCGCTTCGTTAAGTTTTTTAGCGCGCTATCGATCAGCGGGTCGACTTTCCCCATTGCCGCGACCGCAAGCGTCCGCCCGAAAGTTGACGCCATATCGTGAGAGAGATCCATGAAAAGCCTGCCTCCCGCTTGGATCATCAACGTTTCGTCGCCCCCGCTGTACTGGAAGCAGGAAAGCCCCAGCGGCTTCATCGCGTCTGTCATCATCTGCTGGTGCCCAAACGACATATACACGTGGTTTTTTCCATCCCGCACGTCTGGTATGGGGTATAAGGTAGTGATGGGACGGCTCTGGACGATAAAGAATTTATTTTCATATAGGCACCATTCGATATCCTGCGGACGGCCAAAATAGGCTTCAATCCGTCTGCCTGTTTTCTCAAGCTCCAAAATCTGCTCGTCTGTCAGCGTCTGCCTGTTCTGACGGTCGGACTGTATTTTTTTCTCCTCCGTTCCACCTTCTTTTAAGGCATAGATCGCCAGCTCTTTTGTGGATATCTTCTTATCAATGATCCTGCCGTCACGCACCTTATAGTTGTCCGCGTTTACTAGGCCGGAGACCAGAGCTTCACCGAGCCCAAAGCTTGCATCGATGGAGAGTACCTTCCTGTTAGCATTGACAGGATCGGCTGTAAACATAATTCCTGCCTCCTCCGGGAAAACCATCTTCTGGATAACCACAGACAGATGGACCTTACGGTGATTGAAGCTGTTTTGGATGCGGTAGGTCACGGCACGGTCAGTAAACAGCGATGCCCAGCACCTGCTGATGTGTCTGAGGATTGCTTCCTTTCCTATGATGTTCAGATACGTATCCTGTTGTCCCGCAAAGGAGGCTGTCGGCAGATCCTCTGCCGTAGCGCTGGAACGTACGGCATAGGCATTTTTTTCACCAAGTTGGGCAAGATGACGGGTAATCTCATTATCGATGCCTTTCGGAAGAGTTATTCCTTCGATGACCTTGCGGATTTTTGCGCTGATTTCACCAATGCCTTCTCTGTTGTCTGCTTTTATAGGGGACAATTGATTCAGCAGTGAATTAAACTCCTCGCTATTCCTAATAATTTCTTTATATGCTTCGGTAGTAACACAAAAGCCCTCCGGCACTTGTATCCCCTCAATCCTGGATAGTTCCCCCAGGTTGGCGCCTTTGCCCCCGACCATCGCAAGCTTGGTTTTATCGATTTCACAAAAACCAAGTACATATGAGTTCATACATATTCTCCTTTCTTTTTGCGTTTTTATTTCTCATTAATGAGAAGTATTTTTGAGTAAATCAGACTATACGTTATAAATATTTTTCTTTATAAAAATTTTTTTTAAATAGGTTTATACATTCATCAATTTCTTCGCATAGAGCATCAAGATCAATCCTTGCTTTAGTTGGCATTTTACTTAAATACCCATCGACAAGCTTATTGAGTATTTTCATAACAAGCTTTGGATCAATGTCATCTTTAAATTTTGAAATGTCAGTGCCTTCAAAAGCAATTTTGCTTCTCAAACTTTCACTTTCACTATTTGCAAGAATAGCTTTTATGTTCGCTTTAACTTCATCATCATTTTCAAAATACACACTGTCTAAGAAAGAAAGGATGGCAGGATGTTTTTTCATAACTGAAATTTCAATGCTAGCTGCAAGCTTAATTCTGTCAAAAAAATCAGTAACGGCATTATCAAACTTTTCATAGAGTTCATTCAGGATAATACGAGTGCATAAATCAATTAGGTATAAATACAAAGCCTTTTTTGTGCTAAAGTAATGAAATACCAATGCTTTTGAAATCCCTGCTACAGCAGCGATATCGCTTATAGATGCTTTTTTGTAACCGTTAGTTCCAAAGCATGTAAGAGCGGCATCAATAATTATATTTTGCTTTTCTATGGGTAAACTTAAAAATTTCTCCAAAAGACTCACCTCGTAAATGTTATTAACCGAAACGGTTAATAACATAATAACACAATTAACCGTTTCGGTCAATAATATTAAAAACTTTAACACCTACTATAAGTAGTGTTTTATATGATGGTTGTTTTAAATTAATTGCAAAAAGGACATAATATCCATTTGCTTTCTTCCATATGATACCTCCGCTATCATTTTCACAACTCATACTTTCTAAAAACAAAGAGGCCTAATATGGTGGCCATCAGCATAGTAGCAACTGAATTGATTACAATTAAAATTCTGGATTAATCCCGTAAGGATACGGATAAGGGTTGTTTTTCCAGAACTGTTTTTCCCAACCAGCCCATAAATATCACTATATTCTACATATATAGAAACATCTTCTAAAATAGTACTTGCCTCATACCGCATTTTGATGTTTTTTGTTGTTAAAATGTGATTATTCAATTTACAATCCTTCAATCAATAGGGTTTTGGTAAAGCTCGTATATCCATAAACAAATACAAAACGAGAGCAATGGCGGCAATCACTAAAAGTGTAATTAAGACACCTTCTAGTAAAGATCTTATCATTCCTTTTTTCCATCTCCTTGACAGTTTTCTTACTGCTTCGGCTTCTTTCAAGTTTTGATCTTTGTGATTTATAAAAAGATCCCCTTTCATTGTTTGCAGTTCGGTCTTGCAGTTATCGCATTCAGCAAGGTGTTCCTCAATCAGCGCCTTGCTATCATTACTGCATACCCCGTCGAGGTACAACGGGAGCAGGTCTTTTATGATCTCGCAAGATATTTTCATTTTATTACCTCCTGTAATTGCTTTTTGGCCCTATAAAAAATCAGTCTTGCCCAACTGTCAGTTTTTCCGAATAGTTCCCCGATTTGTGAAAATGGCAGTTCTCCAAACACCCGTAAAGTAAAAACCTCTTTGTATGGTTCAGTTAGATTATGCAACTCAATGTGCAGCTGTTTCGACGTATCCTTGTCAAGATAATCCGTTTCTAAGTTGAAAGATATATCCGGTATGCCTGTATCCAGGTCTGATACAATACGCTTTTTCTTTTTATAAAGTGTAAAATAGGTGTTCTTTGCTATTTGACAAAGCCAAACATACAGCTTACAAGAACCATTAAATTTATCTATGTGCTGCATTGCCTTAAAAAAGGTTTCTTGCGTTATTTCTTCTGCAACAGCCTCATCCATATAAAGGGATAGTACATATTTATAAACGTCGGAAAAGTATTCCGAATATATCTCACCGAAATCCGCCACTTTCTCACCTCCTTACTTATAAGACTTGCATTGTATAAAAGTGTTTCAAACTTTTTTATTTTCTTTCCGGCGTCCGTCTGCGGGCTTTTCAGCGTCTTTCGGTATCAGCCACATTTGACTGAATCTTATCACACCAGATATGCAGTTTTCCTCACAAAGTTTTTGTACGCACCGTTCTGAAATACCCAACTTCTTCGCTGCTTCCGGGGCAGAAATATAATCCATATTTACCTGTCCTTTCTTTTCTGTTCTACTTTATATTATATACGACAAGCCGAATAGTAACGAGAAAAATATGACTTATTTAAGTCGTATGTATGATTAAGGAAACGGACAAATCCACGCAGAGCAGATAGCTTGAAAGCTCGCTTGACGATATGAGCGATGCTGACCTTTGGACAGTGAAAAGGGCATGTTAACCAAGGGTTAAATTATTTTTTAACAGACATAGTAGTGTTAAGTTACGTGACTGGCAAAAATTAAAAATGACAGGCTTATCTTTCGAAGATACTCCTGTCGTTTTTGTTCTTGTATTTAAATGATTTTTCTATACACTCCAGCCTAGACTTTCCTGCTGAATATTGTATAGTCTTTCATATAGGCCTTTATTTTTGATCAATGTATCATGGGTACCTTCCTCCACTAGTTTACCTTCATTTAAAACAATGATTTTATCCGCCCCTGCAACTGTTCTCAGTCTGTGTGCGATTACAATAACCGTTTTTCCCGAAATCAATTTAGAGATGGCCTGCTGAATCCATACCTCATTTTCAGGATCTAAAGAAGCTGTAGCTTCATCCAGCAGTACGATAGGTGCATTCTTTAAAAGTGCACGGGCAATTGAAATTCGCTGTCGCTCACCGCCTGAAAGGGTACTGCCGTTTTCACCGAGCGTTGTTTGATAACCGTCAGGTAATTCATTTACAAACTCGTCGCAGCAAGCTGCTTTTGCAGCCTCCATCACTTGATGTTCTGTTGCCTCTAGATTTCCGATGCGGATATTATTGTATACCGTATCGTTAAAGAGAATAACATCCTGAAATACAAAGGACATATAGCTCATAAGATATTCCGGATCCAGTGTTTTAACATCCACGCCTCCAATTTTAATCCTTCCCTTGTTTACATCCCAAAACCGTGCAATTAGTCTTGAAATTGTGCTTTTTCCGCATCCTGAAGGACCTACCAGAGCTGTAATAGCATCTGAGGGGATGGATACTGTAAGATTTTTGATTACCACATCTTCCTGAGGATTCTTATTATTATAGCTGAAGGACACATTTTCAAAATCAATATTCCAGTTTGTAATCTGTGTTTGAGTATATCCTTCCATAACCGGTGTATTTATTAAAGTACGCATTCGCTTTGTAGCAATGCGATGATAAAATAGCTCTGGTAATAAAGTAAGTTCAACAACAACTGGTCCATAGATTCTTACAACGATGAGCAAAAACATTAATAATGGGATGAGCTCAATTTTACCCCCTGTCAGTAGATAAACGCCGACAAAGACTGTAAGTCCCACACCAGCCTGTATAATCATCTGAGCCTCTGTAACAAAAATCCCGGTGCCAAATTCCATTTTAATAGCCATTTTTTTCATCAAACGTAAAGCGCTATCTAATGATGAGAACTTGGAACCGTCCAAACCGCATGCCTTGATAACCTTGATACCCTCCAAATATTCCTGCACCTGTCCGGATGCCTTTAGCTTTGCATCCACATGTTTTTCTCCCAATTTATTCTGAATCTTTTTACTGCCTAAAATGACAAGAAGCGCAATGGGTACAGTGCAGAATATAGAAAGTGCAAGCCTCCAGTCAAATATGGCAAGCATGGCACAAATAATGGTGATAGAAATAGCATTGGCGTACAATTGCGGAATTATATGACTCAATACATGTTCAGTAGTAGAACAGTCTCCCATGATATTCGTGGTAAGTTCTGATAAATCCTTGGAATTAAAAAAGCTCATGGGAAGTTTTCGTATATGCTCAGAGACGCTGATTCGCGTATTCTCAGCCTCCATATAAGAGGTTACATAGGTTTTTTTATAATCATTTTTGCTGGCGATAAACACCAAAATTGCCGATATGATACCGGCTCCAAACAGTATCCACATTATTGTCCATGAAATTTTCTGACCCATGAGCGGCTTTAATAGTTCGGTAAAAATTCCAATGGTCACGCCAAAGGGCAGCATTAGTGAAAGATTGGTAATAGTACATGCTATTATGGCCTTCTTTAAATCGGAATAGCCTTTATCTGTAAGCATCAACATCTCCTTGAGATTAAGCATTTGTTTCGCCCCTCTTTCTGTTCATCTTCCAATCCAACATTTTGACATACATATTCCACATGGCGAAATATTTTCCTTCTTTTGCAAGTAGTTCATCATGGGTGCCCTGCTCGATAAGATGGCCCTTGTCAATTACCACTATTTTATTAGCACTCCGTATGGTAGACAAACGGTGTGCAATCATAACCACTGTTTTGCCATGCATTAGCTTTTTAAAAGCCCTTTGGATAAGATGTTCATTCTCGGGATCCGAAAATGCAGTTGCTTCATCTAGTATAATAATTGGTGCATTTTTTACAATGGCCCTTGCAATGGCAATACGCTGCTGCTCCCCTCCTGATAGATGAATTCCTTTTGTGCCAATCACAGTATCATATTTATTATGCAGCTTTTCAATAAATTCATGGCATTGGGCGGCTTTGGCCGCAGCAATTATTTGTTCATTTGTTGCATTTTGATTTCCTATACGGATATTATCCATAATACTCTGTTTAAAGAGAAATACATCCTGGAATACAAAGCTAACTTTTTCCATCAAATAATTTGTATTCATATGACGAATATCCACCCCGCCAATTCGGATGCTTCCTTCCGTTACATCAAAAAAACGTGGAATCAGATGGGCAATGGTACTTTTTCCTCCCCCGGAAGGTCCCACAATAGCTGTAATTTGATTTTCCTCCGCGCTGAATGAAATGCGGGACAGGGCGTCAACTTCTTGTTCTGCATAAGAAAAAGACACATTTTCAAAAATAATTTCATGCTTTTCAGTTGTTCTTGGATTTTTGGGCTGAGACAGTGATTCAGTGTGCAGAATTTCATCCATTCGTTCCACTCCACCGATGATTTGGATGCCGCTGGTAGAAACATACATAATTTTCGTCATAATGGTTGCGATGGAGGGTACAAAGATCAAATAAAAAATAAATTTGCTGGCAAATGAAACATAATCTGTTGTATTGAGTCCAATTAGAATACCTACTGGTATTAAAAATAAATAAATATTATTTACAATTGTGATAAAGGCCGACATATAATTTTCCCAGCTTAATGTATAGGGAATCACCATATTAGTATATTCCTTTATTGCTTTATGCATCCTGCGAAAGGAATATACGGTTTGTTTGAAGGCTTTGACTACGGTAATGCCTCTTATATATTCTACAGATGCATTGTTCATATCTTCTAGTGAGGTTTGATATTTTTTCATCATGGTCTTTGCTCCATCATTTCCGTAGGCAATCATCTGAATAACAAAGGCAATGACAATGCCTACGATTGCTGCGAGACCAAAGCGCCAGTCCACAACAAGTAAAATGACGAACATGACAAATGGTGCAACAAAGGATGCTACCATATCAGGAAGTTGATGGGCCATAAATCCTTCGATCTTTTCAATGTTCTCATCCATAATCTTGCGTAGTTTACCACTGCCCACTAAAACGTGAAAGCCCAGTGGTACTTTAGCGAGATGTGATGCAAAATTTACCTTCAATTCGTACAGTGTACCAAAGGCTGCAAGATGTGAACACATCAGAGCTAAAAAGTACAATAGGATATTCAGAATAATACCTCCAAAAGCAATCCAGCCGAATCCAATTGTCCTTTCTACGTCAAGGGCTGAAAATTCGGGATATATTCCCATGATCTCTAAAACGATATAGTAAATAGCAATATACGGAATAAAAGAAGCAATGGAGGCCAGTGCGGATAAAATCACTGAAGTAATCATAAGCGGTTTTTTTGTGGCTGCAAGTTCCATTAGCCTTGCCATTCCAGTTTTCGGTTTTTTGGCTATTGCAGTTTTTTGTTTCATGGGTAACCTCTCTTTTCTAAAAAATATAGTTTCATTTCTAAACTCTGAAAGCGTATAACGTTTGAAAGCTTTAAGTAGTATCACTGAGTTAGTCTTAACTAACTTAATAATACTCCCTTTTCTCTATTTTTTCAATCCCTTCAAATAAATTTGATAGAGCTGTTAAAGGAGTATTCCTATGCACACCTGATCAAGATGACGTATAGACATATATATAGTTATAACAAGTTAATCTTCTAAAATTTTCAATAAGTTCTCTTTTATAAAATGCTATATGGTTTTAATTTACATTGTATTTTGACTCTGATAGTATACTGTATCAATCTCACATGGTTATATATTCATATAATTAAATATTATGGGCATAAAAAAGTATAGACTGCTTTTATTTTTATGTCACTCAATTTTTCATTCCGAGCTTATTTGCAATCCTAACATTTGTAGTTGATATACATATGGCTGAATTGTAAATCGAATTGTAACCCTTCGATTACATTTGGGTTGTAAATTCTTTGATTAAATATATATGCTAAGGAGATTGCATCCTGGTTTTCCTTATAATGCTTGAAAAAAATCTTGGTGATGAACTTTTTCAAAAACTATTTCCTGTTATTCCTGCAGATAATGGCAGTGAGTTTTCCAACCCAAAAGCAATTGAGTACTGTTCTGCGCCAAGATTTGGTCTAAGAACTCATGTGTTTTACTGTAATGCTGGGAGTCTGTTTCAGAAAGGAGCTATCGAGGTCAATCATGAGCTGATATGTAGGACTCTTCTAAAAGGAACTAGTTTTAACAACCTGATGCAGAAAGATATTAGCTTGATGATGAACCATATTAACTCATACAAAAGAAAAAAGCTAAATAATCGTAGTCCCTACGAAACATTCAGCTTTTATCATGGAGAAGAAGTTTTACATAAGCTTGGATGTGCACCAGTTGCCCCCAGTGATATCATGTTAAAACCTGCTCTTCTCAAAAAATAATAAATTTGCGTGCCGCCAACCATCTATTTGTCTAAGGAATAAAGGGGTGGATTCTCCGATTACAAAAAAATCGAGAGGGAGTTGACTCCTCTTTGGCATGCCTGTGATTATTATAATACTCCAATAAAAGTTGAAGATCAAACTGCATTTGGTTTACAAAAGTGGCTTCTCGTTTACAAAAACTGCGATTCGAGTACAAAAGTGGCATTTCGTTTACAAATATTCAGTTGTCGTTTACATATATTGCTTCTCACTTTACAAAGTGGCTTCTCACCTTACAAGTAAGTTTTGTACTCTGTATTTAATATCTTAGTCGTATAATATTTAATGTTATACATTAAATATTAGTTGAAAAACATAAAATTATATGTTAATCTAGATTTAGAAAATATAAAGGAGGTTTTTTATAAAAATGCGAGCGAAACATGAAATCGAGACTACCAGCGTAGCTCTACAAATTATTTTAGCAATCACGTCAATACTTACGATTATTGCAGAAATATTTTCAATCAGAGAATTAATAAATGCTGTTGAAGGTAACGCAATTTTAACGACTCAAATTAAGCAAGTCATTTATTATGTATTTTTCATAGCAATTCAGCTTGTTGCATTTCTGATTTTTCATGCCATTTCTAAAAACAAAACACCATTTTTGCCAGAAGTATCTAGAAATATAAAAATCATTGGTGGACTTATCATGTTTTCCAACGCTATAGCACAGTGGACAGCAAGTATCATTTCGTCAATTATGAGCAACCATATAAAAATTACAATTATTGATGAATCTGTCCTGTTAGGATTGTTACTGGGATTAATCTTTGCCTGTTTAGGAGCAATTTTTGATTATGGCTGCGTTCTTCAAAAACAAGATGATGAAACTCTTTAGAGAGGGAGGAGAAAATGGCAATTATATTAAGGTTGGATAGGGTAATGGCTGATCGTAAAATATCAGTTAACGAATTGGCGGATAAGATTGGTATTGCAAACGTCAATCTATCGAAGATAAAAACTGGCAAAATTAGCGCAATACGTTTTTCTACGCTTAATGCAATCTGTGATATATTGGATTGTCAACCTGGAGATATCCTTGAATTTCAGAAAGATGGAAAAAAAACATAGTATATCTTTTCGTTTTTTCCTTTTTGAAGAAGAATAGTATCTATTGCTTCTTTTATACCGTATATTGCTACCTATAAGGTGAATTTTGCATTCCATATTGCCAAGGTACCACTAGGTTTTCACATTTTAGTGAGCAGCGGCAAATTGTATGAGATTAAAGAATATACCAATATGGTGATTCCCTATACATTAAGCTGGGAAAACTATATGTCTGCCTTCACTACTATTGTAAATAATATTTATCTATTTCTAATACCAGTGGGTATTCTAAAGGGAATTAAAAACACAGGTACAAGTTGACTCTTTTCATTCTCGCAGTAATTTGATATAATATAAATAAGTTAGATTATTCTAACTTATTTATATTGAGATAATTGATATATTAAATAATACTTTGTTGCAAGAAAGGGGTTCAATATGAAAAATAAACCAATACTACAGGTGCAGACAGTACAAAACACAATGCTTATCCCGCTTTGGGGACGTGCTGTAGCTAGTGAGAAGAATCCTGAAATACTGTATGATAAGCAAGCCATTGACATTATCAAAAACTATGATTATGATTTTAAAAATGTTGCAAAAACCTTTGGGGAATTTGGTGGTATTTGTTATATAGTACGTGCACGTAAAATTGAGGATGCTATTCGGGAATTTATACGAAAGTATCCTCGAGGGACAGTAGTAAATATTGGAGCAGGTCTGGATACCTCCTTTTCCAGAGTTGATAATGGAAGTATACTATGGTATAATCTGGATTTACCTGATTCTATTGCTTTTCGCAGGAGTTTTATTCCAGATTCTGAGCGTAATATTAGTATTGCAAAATCTTTGTTTGATACTACATGGTTTGATGATGTAAAATTCACCTTTGAAGATGGCATATTTTTTGTTTCGGGAGGGGTTTTCTATTTTTTTAAAGAACAACAACTTCGTGAAATATTCAGGATAATGGCAAGGCGTTTTCCAGGAGGAGAATTGTATTTTGATGCTGAGTCCAGAACGGCAGTCAAAAGATCAAATAATATGATTAAAAAAACAGGGAATAAAGGAGCCATAATGTATTTTTATGTTAATGATGCGAAGAAATTTCAAAGTTGGTCATCAGCTATCAAATTGGTTTCCTGTGAAGGTTATTTTAAAAATATTCCATTTAATAAACAATGGAGTCTTAGACTTCGTTTGATGATGAGGATGTCGGATTGGACGCATATGATGAAATTTGTTTATCTACGTTTTTTAAAATAAGTGTAGTTAGAATTTCTGAATAACTTGATATAAGGAGGAAAAAAAATGATTTCGTTAAACGGTGTGCAGGAAACTCTGTTAATACCCCTTGCCATTAAGGCGAGTGAAACCAAACGATCCAATGCAAGGATACATGATTTAAAAGCTGTGGAAATCATAGAAAAGTTGAATTTGGACACTTCCAAATATGATAAATTTATGAGCCACGAAGGTGTTGTGGCAAGAACCATTCTTTTTGATGATGCCGCTAAGTACTATTTGGAAAAATACCCTAAATCCGTTTGCATTTCTATTGGATGTGGTTTTGATTCAAGATTCTCAAGAGTCGATAATGGAATATTAATTTGGTATGATTTAGACTTTCCTGAAGTAATTTATGCTAGAAAACAATTTTTCCCAGAGCATAAAAGAGTGCATTTAATAGAAAAATCTGCATTAGATGCCTCATGGCCTG
This genomic interval from Clostridium kluyveri contains the following:
- a CDS encoding ABC transporter ATP-binding protein; this encodes MKQKTAIAKKPKTGMARLMELAATKKPLMITSVILSALASIASFIPYIAIYYIVLEIMGIYPEFSALDVERTIGFGWIAFGGIILNILLYFLALMCSHLAAFGTLYELKVNFASHLAKVPLGFHVLVGSGKLRKIMDENIEKIEGFMAHQLPDMVASFVAPFVMFVILLVVDWRFGLAAIVGIVIAFVIQMIAYGNDGAKTMMKKYQTSLEDMNNASVEYIRGITVVKAFKQTVYSFRRMHKAIKEYTNMVIPYTLSWENYMSAFITIVNNIYLFLIPVGILIGLNTTDYVSFASKFIFYLIFVPSIATIMTKIMYVSTSGIQIIGGVERMDEILHTESLSQPKNPRTTEKHEIIFENVSFSYAEQEVDALSRISFSAEENQITAIVGPSGGGKSTIAHLIPRFFDVTEGSIRIGGVDIRHMNTNYLMEKVSFVFQDVFLFKQSIMDNIRIGNQNATNEQIIAAAKAAQCHEFIEKLHNKYDTVIGTKGIHLSGGEQQRIAIARAIVKNAPIIILDEATAFSDPENEHLIQRAFKKLMHGKTVVMIAHRLSTIRSANKIVVIDKGHLIEQGTHDELLAKEGKYFAMWNMYVKMLDWKMNRKRGETNA
- a CDS encoding ATP-binding cassette domain-containing protein, which codes for MRYEASTILEDVSIYVEYSDIYGLVGKNSSGKTTLIRILTGLIQNFNCNQFSCYYADGHHIRPLCF
- a CDS encoding helix-turn-helix domain-containing protein — translated: MDYISAPEAAKKLGISERCVQKLCEENCISGVIRFSQMWLIPKDAEKPADGRRKENKKV
- a CDS encoding helix-turn-helix domain-containing protein yields the protein MAIILRLDRVMADRKISVNELADKIGIANVNLSKIKTGKISAIRFSTLNAICDILDCQPGDILEFQKDGKKT
- the ppsA gene encoding phosphoenolpyruvate synthase, with the protein product MNSYVLGFCEIDKTKLAMVGGKGANLGELSRIEGIQVPEGFCVTTEAYKEIIRNSEEFNSLLNQLSPIKADNREGIGEISAKIRKVIEGITLPKGIDNEITRHLAQLGEKNAYAVRSSATAEDLPTASFAGQQDTYLNIIGKEAILRHISRCWASLFTDRAVTYRIQNSFNHRKVHLSVVIQKMVFPEEAGIMFTADPVNANRKVLSIDASFGLGEALVSGLVNADNYKVRDGRIIDKKISTKELAIYALKEGGTEEKKIQSDRQNRQTLTDEQILELEKTGRRIEAYFGRPQDIEWCLYENKFFIVQSRPITTLYPIPDVRDGKNHVYMSFGHQQMMTDAMKPLGLSCFQYSGGDETLMIQAGGRLFMDLSHDMASTFGRTLAVAAMGKVDPLIDSALKNLTKRKEFIKSLSRGKRFLSMGSGYFSWALVTQFIKIYRSGDVGVVPALMRKNEAAIKELEKKFAALSGDELFAAVDMELKQLIKAIGDPQGLGSVWTGTLAVNWVNKNVEKWLGEKGAADTLTQSAPNNVAGEMGLELLDVSDVVRQYPAVAEYLKTVKPEGADVFFNDLGKLEGGEAVSKAMREFLAKYGVRCSGEIDITKPRWIEEPSALAPMILSNIENFTPGAHKEIFERGLKEAEEKRREILSRLSKGKAKKAEKMISRIRNFIGYREYPKYVMVCRYWIVKQALLREAEKLVQCGVFRKREDIYYLSFEELREAARTKKFDYNKILKQEDEFEVYEKLTPPRLMTSEGEIIPGEYDSGKAPKGALIGIPASSGVVEGRARVILRLEDAELSKSDILVTRFTDPSWTPVFVSISGLVAEVGGMMTHGSVVAREYGLPAVVGVENATRLIKDGQKIRVNGTKGYVEIL
- a CDS encoding ABC transporter ATP-binding protein codes for the protein MLNLKEMLMLTDKGYSDLKKAIIACTITNLSLMLPFGVTIGIFTELLKPLMGQKISWTIMWILFGAGIISAILVFIASKNDYKKTYVTSYMEAENTRISVSEHIRKLPMSFFNSKDLSELTTNIMGDCSTTEHVLSHIIPQLYANAISITIICAMLAIFDWRLALSIFCTVPIALLVILGSKKIQNKLGEKHVDAKLKASGQVQEYLEGIKVIKACGLDGSKFSSLDSALRLMKKMAIKMEFGTGIFVTEAQMIIQAGVGLTVFVGVYLLTGGKIELIPLLMFLLIVVRIYGPVVVELTLLPELFYHRIATKRMRTLINTPVMEGYTQTQITNWNIDFENVSFSYNNKNPQEDVVIKNLTVSIPSDAITALVGPSGCGKSTISRLIARFWDVNKGRIKIGGVDVKTLDPEYLMSYMSFVFQDVILFNDTVYNNIRIGNLEATEHQVMEAAKAACCDEFVNELPDGYQTTLGENGSTLSGGERQRISIARALLKNAPIVLLDEATASLDPENEVWIQQAISKLISGKTVIVIAHRLRTVAGADKIIVLNEGKLVEEGTHDTLIKNKGLYERLYNIQQESLGWSV
- a CDS encoding TetR/AcrR family transcriptional regulator — its product is MEKFLSLPIEKQNIIIDAALTCFGTNGYKKASISDIAAVAGISKALVFHYFSTKKALYLYLIDLCTRIILNELYEKFDNAVTDFFDRIKLAASIEISVMKKHPAILSFLDSVYFENDDEVKANIKAILANSESESLRSKIAFEGTDISKFKDDIDPKLVMKILNKLVDGYLSKMPTKARIDLDALCEEIDECINLFKKNFYKEKYL
- a CDS encoding RNA polymerase sigma factor; amino-acid sequence: MADFGEIYSEYFSDVYKYVLSLYMDEAVAEEITQETFFKAMQHIDKFNGSCKLYVWLCQIAKNTYFTLYKKKKRIVSDLDTGIPDISFNLETDYLDKDTSKQLHIELHNLTEPYKEVFTLRVFGELPFSQIGELFGKTDSWARLIFYRAKKQLQEVIK
- a CDS encoding zf-HC2 domain-containing protein; its protein translation is MKISCEIIKDLLPLYLDGVCSNDSKALIEEHLAECDNCKTELQTMKGDLFINHKDQNLKEAEAVRKLSRRWKKGMIRSLLEGVLITLLVIAAIALVLYLFMDIRALPKPY